One genomic window of Pseudomonas sp. LFM046 includes the following:
- the mscL gene encoding large-conductance mechanosensitive channel protein MscL, whose amino-acid sequence MSLLSEFKAFAVKGNVVDMAVGIIIGAAFGKIVSSFVGDVIMPPIGLLIGGVDFSDLAITLKAAEGNVPAVVLAYGKFIQTVLDFIIVAFAIFMGVKAINQLKRAEAAAPEAPPAPTKDQELLTEIRDLLKAQQNKQP is encoded by the coding sequence ATGAGTCTGCTCAGTGAATTCAAAGCCTTCGCCGTCAAAGGCAACGTGGTCGACATGGCCGTGGGCATCATTATCGGCGCGGCCTTCGGCAAGATCGTCTCGTCCTTCGTCGGCGACGTGATCATGCCGCCCATTGGCCTGCTGATCGGCGGCGTGGACTTCTCCGACCTCGCCATCACCCTCAAGGCGGCAGAGGGCAACGTTCCGGCGGTGGTGCTGGCCTATGGCAAGTTCATCCAGACCGTGCTCGATTTCATCATCGTCGCCTTCGCCATCTTCATGGGCGTCAAGGCGATCAACCAGCTGAAACGCGCCGAGGCCGCCGCCCCGGAAGCCCCGCCGGCGCCGACCAAGGACCAGGAACTGCTGACCGAGATCCGCGACCTTTTGAAGGCGCAGCAGAACAAACAGCCCTGA
- a CDS encoding YdcH family protein, which yields MPLEHHPLNREFPEFKDTMRSLLQSDAHFARLAGEYQDLDSRIYEVEDGNQALDDNALHGLKVQRVALKDEIARMLKDAKG from the coding sequence ATGCCACTAGAACATCACCCGCTCAACCGTGAATTTCCCGAGTTCAAGGACACCATGCGCTCGCTGCTGCAGAGCGACGCGCACTTTGCCCGGTTGGCGGGGGAGTACCAGGATCTGGATTCGCGTATCTACGAAGTCGAGGACGGTAATCAGGCTCTCGACGATAACGCCTTGCATGGACTCAAGGTCCAGCGGGTCGCCCTGAAGGACGAGATCGCCCGCATGCTCAAGGACGCCAAGGGCTGA
- the radA gene encoding DNA repair protein RadA codes for MAKAKRMYGCTECGATFPKWAGQCADCGAWNTLVETVLEGAAATATGRGGWAGQQAQIKTLAEVSVEEMPRFSTASTELDRVLGGGLVDGSVVLIGGDPGIGKSTILLQTLCNIAARFPALYVTGEESQQQVAMRARRLGLPEDKLKVMTETCIESIIATARVEKPKVMVIDSIQTIFTEQLQSAPGGVAQVRESAALLVRFAKQSGTAIFLVGHVTKEGALAGPRVLEHMVDTVLYFEGESDGRLRLLRAVKNRFGAVNELGVFGMTDKGLKEVSNPSAIFLTRAQESVPGSVVMATWEGSRPMLVEVQALVDTSHLANPRRVTLGLDQNRLAMLLAVLHRHGGIPTYDQDVFLNVVGGVKVLETASDLALIAAIISSLRNRPLAHDVLVFGEVGLSGEVRPVPSGQERLKEAAKHGFKRAIVPKGNAPKENPPGLTVVAVTRLEQALDALFE; via the coding sequence ATGGCCAAGGCCAAGCGCATGTACGGCTGCACCGAGTGCGGTGCCACCTTCCCCAAATGGGCCGGCCAGTGCGCCGACTGCGGGGCCTGGAACACCCTGGTGGAAACCGTGCTGGAGGGCGCCGCCGCCACCGCCACTGGTCGTGGCGGCTGGGCGGGCCAGCAAGCGCAGATCAAGACGCTGGCGGAAGTCAGCGTCGAGGAGATGCCGCGCTTCTCCACCGCCTCCACCGAATTGGACCGCGTGCTCGGCGGCGGCCTGGTGGATGGCTCCGTGGTGCTGATCGGTGGTGACCCCGGCATCGGCAAGTCCACCATTCTCCTGCAGACCCTCTGCAACATCGCCGCGCGTTTCCCCGCGCTCTACGTCACCGGTGAAGAGTCCCAGCAGCAGGTGGCCATGCGCGCTCGCCGCCTGGGCCTGCCGGAAGACAAGCTCAAGGTGATGACCGAGACCTGCATCGAAAGCATCATCGCCACCGCCCGGGTCGAGAAGCCCAAGGTGATGGTGATCGACTCCATCCAGACCATCTTCACCGAGCAGTTGCAATCCGCCCCGGGCGGCGTCGCCCAGGTGCGCGAAAGCGCGGCCCTGCTGGTGCGCTTTGCCAAGCAGAGCGGCACGGCGATCTTCCTGGTGGGCCACGTGACCAAGGAAGGCGCCCTGGCTGGTCCCCGCGTGCTGGAGCACATGGTGGACACGGTGCTCTATTTCGAGGGTGAGTCCGATGGCCGCCTGCGCCTGCTGCGGGCGGTGAAGAACCGCTTCGGCGCGGTCAACGAACTGGGCGTGTTCGGCATGACCGACAAGGGTCTGAAGGAAGTGTCCAACCCGTCGGCCATCTTCCTCACCCGCGCCCAGGAGTCGGTGCCTGGCAGCGTGGTGATGGCCACGTGGGAAGGCTCCCGGCCCATGCTGGTGGAGGTGCAGGCGCTGGTGGATACCAGCCACTTGGCCAACCCCCGCCGCGTCACCCTGGGCCTGGACCAGAACCGCTTGGCCATGCTGCTGGCGGTACTGCATCGCCACGGCGGCATCCCCACGTATGACCAGGACGTGTTCCTCAACGTGGTGGGCGGGGTAAAAGTGCTGGAAACCGCCTCCGACCTGGCGCTGATCGCCGCCATCATCTCCAGTCTGCGCAACCGTCCCCTGGCCCATGATGTGCTGGTATTCGGTGAGGTGGGCCTTTCCGGCGAAGTCCGCCCGGTACCCAGTGGTCAGGAACGCCTGAAGGAAGCCGCCAAGCACGGCTTCAAGCGCGCCATCGTGCCCAAGGGCAACGCGCCCAAGGAAAACCCGCCCGGCCTGACGGTGGTGGCGGTGACCCGGCTTGAACAGGCGCTGGATGCGTTGTTCGAGTAG
- a CDS encoding PilZ domain-containing protein, with translation MSETANERRRFHRINFDAATELAQGDQRWSVELHDISLKGLLVLRPADWGGDPALPFEARIVLSDEIQVRMEVELTRAEHDQLGFICRHIDLESISHLRRLVELNLGSEELLERELTALGEQ, from the coding sequence ATGAGTGAAACCGCCAACGAACGTCGGCGCTTCCACCGCATCAACTTCGACGCGGCCACTGAACTGGCCCAGGGTGACCAGCGCTGGTCGGTGGAGCTGCATGACATCTCCCTCAAGGGGCTCCTGGTGCTCCGCCCGGCAGACTGGGGCGGCGACCCGGCCCTGCCCTTCGAGGCACGCATCGTCCTCAGCGACGAAATCCAGGTGCGCATGGAGGTGGAACTGACCCGCGCAGAACACGACCAGCTCGGCTTCATCTGCCGCCATATCGACCTGGAATCCATCAGCCACCTGCGGCGCCTGGTGGAGCTCAACCTGGGAAGCGAAGAACTGCTGGAACGCGAACTCACGGCGCTGGGGGAGCAGTAG